The Aquipuribacter hungaricus genomic sequence CCGTACAGCGGCTTCCGGGTGGGGGCGGCCGGGCTGGTCGACGACGGCCGGGTCGTCGTCGGCTGCAACGTCGAGAACGGCGCCTACGGCGTCACCCTGTGCGCGGAGTGCGGCATGGTCTCGCAGCTGCACGCCAGCGGCGGCGGTCGGCTGGTCGCGGTCTGCGTCGTCGACGGCGACGGCGCCCCGTGCCCGCCGTGCGGCCGCTGCCGGCAGCTGCTGTGGGAGGCCGGGGGACCGGGCTGCCTCGTCGA encodes the following:
- a CDS encoding cytidine deaminase, producing MSGPEVDWDSLRAQAVEVMRRAHAPYSGFRVGAAGLVDDGRVVVGCNVENGAYGVTLCAECGMVSQLHASGGGRLVAVCVVDGDGAPCPPCGRCRQLLWEAGGPGCLVEAFPGQGPQPMTWVLPGAFDLDPGETPA